A portion of the Eulemur rufifrons isolate Redbay chromosome 30, OSU_ERuf_1, whole genome shotgun sequence genome contains these proteins:
- the MAP7D3 gene encoding MAP7 domain-containing protein 3: MADRGVGAGGSTSLRGMREQMVAAAHAIAEERRNQSGVSPIVSQSSNLRPACKPVIDGSVLKNDVKQRLAKERREEKRRQQDANKEMQLLEKARKAKIQYEKQMEEKQRKLREQKEKDEQRRISAEEKRKQKLEEERERYKAVLYRTLERSTRAELQQKRWSWEGSVLANSESRSANKRSASTEKLQQGTSVSNKQTCVSPAVLQNSVTKRKPEKERSSSLNRRDSKLHSSTDTEQGEEKPEITPQEKVETPLKAGVKVPPKVNVEAFPRAGMEAPTKESMETSPKAKVEAAPEASVKAAPKLSVEASPEVNVEAPLEGSMEVYPEASVEVTPKASVEVTPKASMHSSPEMSEDSSPFVSVNVSPVVSTDDSLEVSVDTSPEVSVDTSPEVSVDTSPEVSVDTSPEVSLKVPPEESAEASPAVMMEVNPKVMVEVNPEVMVEAPPEASEAAPPKASPEISMEASPKAKKSEMDKQTSNSITKKCPSSYIPCYKWSLSPASGCRPPSPISTNRQIQKNRPPSPSSVVSKQSSQPTLSNKIPVQRTPVVQNTLGTIKKNREAVSTTTNKCEPSSQRHMIYEESGNKSTPGTMNAEEATKILAERRRLIREQREKEEEERLRQEMEPSVIREMKDVAEKAVEGQAEEFSKLEDEQQQKDTKEKKGCQDQEGQEGLLQKGDTKVKAQEEANKRKKEYERIMLQNLQERLERKKRIEEIMKRTRKTDVNASKAAQTFCNDTYEADEADDEDESESDEDSLDEMFPSAMQNGRDSPTKFKARTMSHKLVFLEATTGQVHKEPKTYFNGDLKFFKQRSMKDPLTQMKGSRTSTKRTRRTTKTGKVNGSNNAIRSSLSLNSNQEWICDKMTDIRSHPETSASHILPDGHEYNLKDSMTFYQSPRTPLRDKRRSKPASTDSDM; encoded by the exons ATGGCGGACCGCGGCGTCGGCGCTGGCGGCAGTACATCCCTGAGGGGAATGCGGGAACAGATGG TTGCTGCAGCTCATGCAATtgctgaagaaagaagaaatcaaagtgGAGTTAGCCCGATTGTGTCCCAGTCTTCAAATCTGAGACCAGCATGTAAACCAG TAATAGATGGATCTGTGCTTAAAAATGATGTAAAGCAAAGATTAGCAAAGGAGcgcagggaagagaagaggagacagcaagatg CCAATAAAGAAATGCAACTACTTGAAAAAGCAAGAAAGGCCAAGATCCAATATGAAAAACAGATGGAAGAAAAACAGCGAAAGCTgagagagcaaaaagaaaaagatgagcagCGGAGAATATCcgcagaagaaaaaagaaaacagaagttagaGGAAGAAAGG gaaagaTACAAAGCTGTTCTTTATCGTACTTTGGAACGGAGCACCCGTGCTGAACTTCAGCAAAAACGATGGTCATGGGAAGGCTCTGTACTGGCGAATTCTGAGAGCAGATCTG CCAATAAGAGATCTGCATCTACTGAAAAACTCCAACAGGGGACTTCTGTTTCCAATAAACAAACGTGTGTGTCACCTGCAGTTCTTCAAAATTCTGTTACCAAAA GAAAACCGGAAAAGGAGAGAAGCTCATCTTTAAATAGAAGAGATAGCAAACTACATTCATCTACTGATACAGAACAAGGGGAAGAAAAGCCAG aaatcactcCCCAGGAGAAAGTAGAGACACCCCTCAAGGCAGGTGTGAAAGTACCCCCCAAGGTGAATGTGGAAGCATTCCCCAGGGCAGGCATGGAAGCACCCACCAAGGAAAGCATGGAAACATCCCCTAAGGCCAAAGTGGAAGCAGCTCCCGAGGCAAGTGTGAAAGCAGCCCCCAAGCTGAGCGTGGAAGCTTCCCCTGAGGTGAATGTGGAAGCGCCCCTTGAAGGGAGCATGGAAGTGTACCCTGAGGCGAGCGTGGAAGTGACCCCCAAGGCGAGCGTGGAAGTGACCCCCAAGGCGAGCATGCACTCCTCCCCTGAGATGAGCGAGGACTCATCCCCGTTTGTGAGCGTGAATGTGTCCCCAGTGGTGAGTACAGATGACTCCCTTGAGGTGAGCGTGGACACATCCCCTGAGGTGAGCGTGGACACATCCCCTGAGGTGAGCGTGGACACATCCCCTGAGGTGAGTGTAGACACATCCCCCGAGGTGAGCCTGAAAGTGCCCCCAGAGGAGAGCGCAGAAGCATCCCCTGCGGTGATGATGGAAGTgaaccccaaggtgatggtagaAGTGAACCCTGAGGTGATGGTGGAAGCGCCTCCTGAGGCAAGCGAGGCAGCGCCCCCCAAGGCATCCCCTGAGATTAGCATGGAAGCGTCTCCCAAGGCGAAG AAATCAGAAATGGACAAACAGACCTCAAACTCTATTACCAAGAAGTGCCCATCTTCGTACATACCATGTTATAAATGGTCATTGTCTCCTGCAAGCGGGTGTCGTCCACCTTCTCCTATTAGTACTAA CAGGCAAATCCAAAAGAACCGACCCCCGTCACCTTCATCCGTTGTTTCAAAACAATCATCACAGCCTACTCTTTCTAATAAAATACCTGTTCAGCGTACCCCAGTTGTGCAAAATACATTGGGTACCatcaaaaaaaatagagaagcagTTTCTACAACCACTAACAAATGTGAACCTTCGAGCCAAAGACATATGATCTATGAAG AGTCTGGTAATAAAAGCACACCAGGTACTATGAATGCTGAGGAGGCAACAAAAATTTTGGCAGAAAGACGCCGCCTCATTcgggaacaaagagaaaaagaggaagaagaaagactcCGGCAAGAAATGGAGCCAAG tgtcattagggaaatgaaagaTGTAGCGGAGAAAGCGGTTGAAGGCCAAGCAGAAGAGTTCTCAAAACTCGAAGATGAGCAACAACAAAAGGATACTAAAGAGAAGAAAGGATGTCAGGATCAAGAAGGCCAAGAAGGACTACTACAG AAAGGGGACACCAAAGTAAaggctcaagaggaagccaacaAACGCAAGAAGGAATACGAGAGAATTATGTTACAAAATTTACAagaaagattagaaagaaaaaag agAATTGAGGAAATTATGAAGCGGACGAGAAAGACAGATGTGAATGCCTCAAAG GCTGCACAAACATTTTGCAATGACACATATGAGGCGGATGAAGCTGACGATGAGGATGAGTCTGAAAGTGATGAGGACTCTCTTGATGAAATGTTTCCATCAG ccATGCAAAATGGCAGAGATTCACCTACCAAATTCAAAGCCAGGACAATGTCACACAAGCTGGTGTTTCTAGAAGCCACTACTGGCCAGGTTCATAAAGAGCCAAAAACATACTTTAATGGCGATTTGAAATTCTTCAAACAAAGAAGCATGAAGGACCCTTTGACACAGATGAAAGGTTCAAG